The sequence AACTCTGAAAGTTGGCTCAGAGCCATTCTGCGGATGTGTATCTTCTCTTTGGCTTACTTAGATGAAGAACCGGTATTCGTTGTTGAATGTCCCAATCAAGCCGTAGCCAAGCGCCTGAGCCGTAAAGTTTATCCTTTTCGAGGTATGGTATATTTTTTGACTGACGACCTTGATAGTAGCGATCGCACTTTATTTTGCTACATGGAACACGCTAAGGGAACTTGGCGCTGTTTCGATACTAGTACAAGCTCTTGGAAAACCTTAAATCATTTACAAACGCCGACTGCTTCGACTGACAATGAAAAGTCATAGGGAATGGGGAGGTGGGGAGGTGGGGTGATGGGGTGATGGGGATTAAAGTTTGAGCTTCTGACCCTGAAGCGTCAGCGTTAGTGGCTCCCCAATACTCCTTCGTATCACCTTCTTTGGCGTGTTACCAAACCGCTGACACACGCACCCAAGACAAGACCTGTCCATAATCCTGTTGTACTACCTTGCCAGAGTGCTCCTGGTGTTACCCAAGCATTACACACCTCCTTTAAACCCCAAGGCTGATTTTGACACTTCTGGCGATGTATCATCAGGGTGATTTGTCCACCGATGTGACTACCAAAAAATCCTGACGCTAAGACTATGAGGGTACAAATTAAGACTTGGTTTTTGAGCATTGGGGCTGGAATCGCAAAAATCATTTATAGCAGGGAACAGGGAACAGGAGGAGGGGGAGGTGTGGGAGGTGTGGGAGGTGTGGGAGGTGTGGGAGGTGTGGGAGGAAGGAGAAGACGGGGAAGATAGCAAGCGTCAGCATAAATTCTTTTTTTATTCTCTCATCTCCCCACACTCCCCACACTCCCCACACTCCCCACACTCCCCACACTCCCCATCACCCCATCACCCCATCCCCCCATCTCCCCACACTCCCCACACTCCCCACACTCCCCACACTCCCCATCTCCCCATCTTCCCATCTTCCCATCAACCAGTATTCCTCATGCCTGCGGCGATACCGTTAATAGTTAACAATGCGCCTCGCAGTAGTTCGCCTTTGCTGTAGCGGGAGTGGATGACTCCGGAGGTGGAAGCGGTGCGGGATTGGCGCAGGCGCTTGAGTAGGGAAACTTGAATGAAACCGAGGGGAACGATGGTGCCGTTACGTAATTGTACTGAACGCTGCAGAACAGGATCACCATCTAAAAGCCGATTGTGCTCAGTAATTTTCAAGACTAACTCTCTTGTCAGATAGAATTCGCTGGCGATTTGGGCAAAAACTTGCTCAAACCTAGCTCTGTCTTCAGGATTAGACAATTCTTGGACGTAGTGACGCGCCATTTGCATGTCTACTTTAGCTAAGGTCATTTCGGCTTTGGAAATTACCATTTTGAAGAAAGGCCACTTGATATAAAAGTAGCTGAGTAATTTTAGATGTTCTTCTGGTTCTTCGTTGAGGAATGTTTGCAAAGCTGTACCGACACCGTACCAAGAGGGGAGTAAAAATCGGGTTTGTGTCCAGCTAAAGACCCAAGGAATGGCGCGGAGGCTACCTAAATCTTTTTTACCAGAAGGACGACGAGCGGGGCGAGAGCTAATTTGTAGCTGGCTAATTTCTTCTATGGGGGTGACTTGGTGGAAAAAGTCGATGAAGTCTGGCTGTTCGTAGATTAAAGAGCGATAATGAGTGCGCGATCGCGCTGCTAATTCTTCCATAATCTCATTCCAGGGTTGAATATCATCAAACCCTGTCCGCAACAAGCTAGCTTGAATAACTGCGGTGGTAATGGTTTCCAAATTGTATAAAGCCAAATCTACCAGGGAATATTTGGAAGCTAAAACTTCTCCTTGTTCGGTAATTTTAATGCGTCCGTTGATACTGTGTCCTGGTTGAGCCAAGATAGCCTCATAAGCTGGGCCACCACCGCGCCCTACAGAACCACCTCGCCCGTGGAAAATCCGCACATTCAAATCGTAATCTTCGGCGATTTTCTGGAGTGATTTTTGGGCTTTATGAATTTCCCAGTTGCTGCTTAAAAAGCCTGAGTCTTTGTTGCTGTCTGAATACCCCAACATGATTTCTTGGAGGTCGGGGGTGAGGGGAGAAGATGCGGGGGTTTGGGGAAGCGGGGAAGAGGGGGGGATGTTTGCTTTTCTGGCTTGAATTACTTCGTAACCTCCAGCTAACAAGGCGCGATATAGGGGGAGTTCAAAGAGCTGGCGCATGACGCTTTGGGAGCGTTGTAAGTCTTCTACTGTTTCAAATAATGGTACAACTTGGATTGTGCCCACAGCGATCGCTGGATCAAAAAGTCTGGCTTCTTTGGCTAACAGCAACACTTCTAAGACATCGCTGACTTCGCGGCACATGCTGATAATGTAAGTTTGGCAGATATTGGTACCAAATTCTTGCTGTAGCGATCGCACGACGCGGAAAGTTTGAATCACGTCGTTGGTTTTTTCAGAAAATGGTAATTCTGAGGGAATCAGCGGACGACGGGTTTGCAGTTCTCCTGTCAGCCAAGCTACCCGTTGTGCTTCCGATAAATCATTGTAAGCTTGGGGCAAAACTTGCAGGTATGCCAAAATTTCATCAAGGGTATCCGAATGACGGGAAGATTCTTGACGGATATCCAATTGTGTGAGATTGAAGCCAAAAATTTCTACCTGACAGATGAGATTTTCTAATTCTCGACAACTTAATCCTGTTTCGGTCAAGTTGCGCTGAATTAATCGCAGTTCAGTTAAAAAATCTGCTCCGGAACGATACATGGGGATGTCTTCGTTTTTGGGAGTTTCCCGCTTGTATAAAGCCAGATTGCGATCGCGGGTGTTCTCCAACCTTCTGAGGACGTAAGATAACTTCAGGCGATAAGGTTCTTGGCGATAGCGCAGAGCTAAGGCGTCGTACACTTCGCTTAACTGGGACTGATCCAACTCCAGAGATTCGAGCAAATCTGGTAAAACATCACTCCAGTGCATCGACACACTCAATAATTCAATCAGTTTTTTCACCGACTGAATATATCGCTCTAAAACCATTTTGCGCTGATAGCAGGCTGTTTGCCAGGTAGTTTCTGGGGTAACTGAGGGGTTTCCATCTCTATCTGCGCCTACCCAGGAACCAAAAGAGCAGAAATTTTTCCGGGGTGGTTCTAGCCAAGGGAAGGTTTTATTCAACGAATATTTGAAGCGTTTGTAGAGTTCGGGAATGCCATCAAACAACACTTCCTGGAAATAGTGTAGAGCGTAGTCTACTTCATCCAACACCGTGGGTTTAAATTGGTGCAGTTCATCTGTACGCCACCAGAGGCGAATTTCTTCGAGTAACTTTTCTCTGATTTCTGTTGCTTCCCAAGGATAACCCCCAATTGAGTTATCTGAGCGGTTTTCGACTGCATCTAGCTGCTGTAAAAGCAAAACCACATGACGCTGCTTATCGCGGATGGTGTGGCGAACAATTTCTGTGGGGTGGGCTGTAAACACCAAGCGGATGTCCAACTGAGCAATGAGACGTTGAATTTGCTGTGGTGGGACATTCAACTTAAATAAATAGGGTAATAGAGCCGAGAAAGTTCCTTTTTGTTTTTCCTTTTGTTTGCTAGTCCAATTTTCAGTCACTAAATCTGTAGATGCGGAACCTTGAACAGGGGCGTCATCTTCGCCTTTGTTCAAAGAATAGCTGACATTGGGTAAACTTTCTGGCTCTGCGGCTGCGGTTTCTAATTGTGAATAACGGGTCAATTGCTGCCGTTGCTCATATTCCTGCTCTATGATGTTAATCAGCTGAAAATACAAAGCGAAAGCACGAGCAGCCCGAATAGCTTCATTGATGTTCAATTGTTCAATCAATTTGACAGCAGTAGCAGCTTGGTCTTTGATCGCTTGTCCTTCTGGGGAACATAAATCGCGTAATTGCCGCAACAGATCCACCATCTTTTGACCGCATTCTTGCCGCAGGACAGACTCCCACAATTCTTCCACAATTTGCAGACGATGACGCAAAAATAATTCGGATGCGGGATATATGTTTGCAGCCTGAGATAAAGAGTATAACAAGGAACTCATATTCTTACCGCTTGTATAGCTGATTGTCGGTGAAGATTCTTAGTTTGGCGATTTGTCAACAGCGGATTTACCCTAGACAAATCATTTGTAGTGTAAAATTTTTAACTGTTAATTGATTCTGGGTCGTCGGGAAAATTGAGAATGGGTAAGCGATCGCCACGAAATAATTCTTCACTGGCTTCTCCTACAGCGATGAGAGCTTTAGTGGTTGCTTCTCCAGCGGTGAGCAGCATTAATATAGACGCTGTACCCGCCTGTAAAATCAAAGATTGGGGAACGCTAAACAAAAACAGACCTAATTGCGGACGAGACCATGGTGTTTGAGTGAGAGGAGACATGGCTAATTCTGGGTTGTGTGCAAATGAATAAAATAAACAAAAAACTGAATATCAGCATAGCTTGCCATTGGAAACAGCAGTTTTGGCTGATTTTGCCAGATGATAACGTAACAAAAGTGTTAAAAACCAACCTCAGGGTGTGATAAATCTATGGTTCTAGTTTACAAGTGCAGTCAATATCCCCCAACAATCGCTTCGTGTAAAGTTAACTGCCCATGAAAACAGCATCAACAGATCGTCACCAATCCTTAGTGCAATGGGTCAGCCAAGCCACGGGGATCAACACTTTCGGGGTGAAAGTCCAGTTGCAGGGAAATGATCTACACATACTTTGTGAGGATCAAGAATGTCCACAACGTTGGCGCACCCTTGCTGACTTGTTGCAAGCTCTACAGCAAACAGACTTGCAACTTTTGACAGGTGAACAACCCTCAATATACCAAGTATTAGTCTACGGACGAAAGAAGGGGGAATCACGGCCCCAGTGGTGTCACAAAGTTTATTTAAATCAACTAGATCAGCATTTGGAGGAGGTCAAGCAAGCCATACTCGCAGATGCAGAAAAATCAAAACAAGCCGGCGGCTCGCTGATTATCTCGAATGAAAGTTTGGCACGGCAAGGTGATTTAGATGCCGTGGCGCGTTATTTAAGTGAGACTCTGAGTACTTTTGGGGTATCAGTGCTAGTCAAAGTCAAGCCCCAACAGTCGCCAAAAAACGATCAGTCCAATAATCGGTTATGGATCTTTTGTCAATCGAGTTATAGCCCCGACCCTTCGCTGCTAGGAGAGCCAATAGCTCAAAAATTAAGATATCTCAAACTCTCAGGTTATCAGGATGCGGTGATTGTTTCCCAAGTCAGGGGAGAAACCCAGCCTGATTGGCAAATGCGGGTAGATTTGACGCCACCGGAAGTGATGCTCAAGGAATGGGCGCGGTGGGGAGATGTGCAAGCGATCGCTCGGCTGTTAACTGAGGTATTATCAACACTGCAGGTAACTGTCCAAGCTTCTCTACAAGAATCAACTCTACATATCTTTTGTCAGCCTGCAGTTGACCCAGCCAAAACTGAACCAGCCCCAGATAAAAACCTGTGCTTACAAATCATTGTCCCACAATTAGAGGCGATCGCTCCTCAAGGCATTCTCGCCGCCACTATCTACGGTCAAAAAACCGCCGATAAGCAACCAACCTGGATAGACTGGTTAGCCCTACCCGCCAAGGAACATCCCGCACTAGCACCATCACCGTTAGAATTAGCTACCAGTGGTGATGAACCCGCCATCACTTTTTTGTTAGAAAGGTTACTCAACCCCGATTTAGAATGGCGCTTGAAAACAGGCGGGATTCGCGTACTGCTACTGCGTAAAGGTGATTTATTGCACATTATGTGTGATGCACCGGTTTGTCCCAGTATCAAGCAAGTCGCCCAGAAAGTTACTCAGTTTATCCGCCAGTTAAAAGTTCCCCAAATCTTTGGGGTGCGGGTTTACGGACGACGCGCAGGTAACAAAGAACCATTCTGGCATCATGGCGAAGATTTTGTGCATCGTCAGCGTCAAGTACCAGAAGCTGTACCAGAATTTGCGGCTACTGTTCTTTATGTGAATGAGCTGTTATTCCCCCAAAGCAGCGAACCAATTTTACGTGCCGATGTCACTCCAGCAGCAGTGCAAACTTTAATTAAAGAGGTAGCGCAGGACTGGTTGACAACGGCAACGACAAAAGCCAAAAATTTACTCATCACTACGCAATTATTTACAGAAATTGATCAGCCAGTCGAGCAAACTGCAGATACTCAAGGACTGAAGATAGCATTAGTTTGGGGCACTTTGGGGTTACTGTTGACTCTGCAGACAGATTGGATATTAGGTCAGATGATTACTCATTGGCAACAAAATCAGTCAGCAGTTGCGAAAGTGAGCAATTCACCTCCACCAAAATCGGCTTTAAAATCTCCAGAAAATTCCGATCAAAGAACAGCATTTTTTACCGCTAATTCGCAAACAAAATCGTCTCTCGATAAAAATTCTGGATTTAATTCTTCTGGTTTTCTGCAAAATGATGACACTCAAACAGGTAATTTAGCAGCCACGCCGCTAAAAGCCAAAGCTACTTCTAAAGCTATGTTAGCAGTAGCGCGATCGCAGATGCCCAGTTTTAATTCTCGTCAATTAGATGAGCAAATTATTCTCTATAAACAGCGCCTAGCTAAAACTGGAAGTCCGCCAGAAGTATTGATTATCGGCTCCTCTCGCGCTCTCAGAGGTATCGACCCAGCGGCGCTTTCCCAAGCGTTAGCTATTCAAGGTTATCAGAGTATTGATGTGTTTAACTTTGGGGTGAATGGCGCCACTGCACAAGTTGTAGATTTTGTCATTCGCAAATTATTAGAACCATCACAATTACCAAAACTGATTCTCTGGGCTGATGGCTCAAGGGCTTTCAACAGTGGGCGTGATGATATTACGTTTAATGCGATCGCTGCTTCTCCTGGTTACAAACGACTGTTAAAGAAAAACCTAGATAATACTAGCGGTGAAAACTTATCTACCAACTCTACAAATACCTTAGAAACAGAAAAAACTATAGGGATAAAGCCAGCCGAATCTAACAACTATCAAGCTATCAATCAAGTGCTCAATCAAGGGTTAGCAACTCTTTCTGTGAGCTATCAAAATCGAGAAGAGATTAAAACATTACTGATAAAACAACTGAGTTTATTGCCTTTCGCTAGCGATCGCTCTTGGTTAATTACACCAAAAAGCAAGCGGACAAATAATAATTTAGAAGATAACGTCTCCCAAGCAGTTGATTTTGACGGTTTCTTACCTTTAGATATCCGCTTTAATTCCGCTGAATACTATCAAAGACACCGCAAGGTTTTCGGAAATGACGATAGAGACTATATATCTTTTCAAATAGCAGGTATACAAGACACAGCTTTTAAAACATTACTTGATTTCACTGAATCTCAAAGAATCAATTTAGTATTTATCAACACACCCCTGACCGACGAATATTTAGATCCAGCACGTCAACAGCATGAGCAAACATTTCAACAATACATGACGGGTTTTTCCAACAACCCCAATTTTCTCTATCGAGATTTCAGCCAAATCTGGCTCAAATCTCATGAATACTTTTCCGATCCCAGCCATCTCAACCGCTTCGGCGCTTATGAAGTCTCACAGAAATTAGCCCGCGATCCGATGATTTCTTGGCCTGCGAGGTGAGGTGTGGGGATGGGGAGGTGGGAAGGTGGGGTGATGGGGTGATGGGGAGGTGGGAAGGTGGGGTGATGGGGTGAGTGGGGTGAGTGGGGAGGTGGGGTGATGGGGTGATGGGGTGATGGGGAGGTGGGGTGGAGTGGGGAGGTGGGGTGATGGGGAGGTGGGAAGGTGGGGTGATGGGGAGGTGGGGTGATGGGGAGTAGACATCTCCAGAAATTAACTTTGCGCTACGTCATTGTCGGAGATGTCTAGTGTGGGATTAAAGCGTGAGGCTTTGAGGCTGAAGCGTGAGGCTTTGAGGCTGAAGCTTGAGGCTTTGAGGCTGAAGCTTGAGGCTTTGAGGCTGAAGCTTGAGGCTTTGAGGCTGAAACTTCAACAGTATTGTCCCATATCCCATTGCCAAAGATTGGTTATTTTAGGTTAACGGAGTACCAGAGTGTGTAACTTATATAATTAGCAACTGCTATCGATCTGACTAGATTACAACAAGAAAATACGCCGGAAACCTTGACAAATAACCAATAATAAATAACAAATAACCAATGACATTTTCAGAAACGGTAATTTGGCTGCAAGAGCGCACGAGTTTAGGTATTCTTGCAGTTGAGGTGTTAAATGCGATCGCTCAGGTTTTACAATTACAAGTTATTCCCCCAAAAACCAATTTAGTCAGCGAAAACACTTCCCCAGAAGCGCTTTATATTCTTATCGACGGTCAACTCGAAAGCAATACCACCAATCAAACTAACCCGGTGTTAGCTTGTGGGTTTCTTGCGGGTGCGGTGATTAACCTCAAAGAATTACTCTTAGACCAATCCACTCCCTTGACAATTACGACCTTAACAGAATGTCACGTTTGGCAGATACCTGCTGCTCAATTCCGGGTTTTAGCGGGCGAATACCCGGAAATCACTCTCGCTTTTTCTCGCCAATTAGCCCAGGAATTAGCACAGGTGACATCTGCGCTGAGTTATGAGCAAGAACGTTCCATCGCTTTGCGTCCATATTTAGTGACCAAAGCCCAGCGGGGAATTGTAGGAACGAGTCGTTATGCGGTGCGTCTCCGGGAGCAAATTCGCCAAGCTGCGAGCGATCGCCAGTCGGTTGAAATTTTTGGGGAACCGGGTTTAGAAAAGGACAACATCGCGGCGCTGATTCACTTTAGTTCACCCAAAAGGCGCGAACCAATCGTTAAAATCAATTGTGGGATTCTGCAAACTAGTGGTGCAGATTTATTCGGTCGTGTTGGTGGTAAACCAGGATTGCTGGAATGGTTAGGAGAAGGCTCTTTAGTTCTGAATAACATTCAAGAACTTCCAAAAGAATTGATCCCATCTGTAGCTAAATGGCTGAAAACAGGTGAATATACCCCCATCTCTCGTCCGGGAGATCCACCTACTACAATTCGTCGCAGTCAAGCTCGTGTGCTGATTGTGGCAGAAAAAACCGAATCGACTATTGATCGGTGTATCGGTCATATGATTAAAGTCCCACCGCTGCGGGTACGAAAGGCTGATATCAAAGCGCAGGTAGAATATTACACCAGTCTTTACGTGCGAGCCAGAGGTATTGCTAAACCGCATATCACCCCAGAAGCGTTGCGGAGGTTACAATCTTATGATTTTCCTGGTAATTTAAAGGAATTAAAAAACTTAGTTGAAAGAGCGATCGCCCAAGCAGAAAACAGCAGCGAATTAACAGAAGAAATTTTCTGGTCAGCGGAAACAAAGAAAAAACAATTTCGGGTCAATTTGTTGAATCTTTATCCAGGTTTGCGAAAATTTCTGCGGAGTTCTTGGTGGCCTGACCGCATTAACTATGGTTTTACGGTAGTTGCATTTGCGTTTATAGTTGCAGTGTTATTTATTGGGCCGCAAACACGCGATCGCAATTTTGTACTCAATCTATTTTGGGCTTGGTGGTGGCCTGGCTTTCTCTTGCTTTTTCCCTTTCTCGGTCGCGTTTGGTGTGCAGTTTGTCCCTTCATGATTTATGGAGAA is a genomic window of Fortiea contorta PCC 7126 containing:
- a CDS encoding sigma 54-interacting transcriptional regulator, which produces MTFSETVIWLQERTSLGILAVEVLNAIAQVLQLQVIPPKTNLVSENTSPEALYILIDGQLESNTTNQTNPVLACGFLAGAVINLKELLLDQSTPLTITTLTECHVWQIPAAQFRVLAGEYPEITLAFSRQLAQELAQVTSALSYEQERSIALRPYLVTKAQRGIVGTSRYAVRLREQIRQAASDRQSVEIFGEPGLEKDNIAALIHFSSPKRREPIVKINCGILQTSGADLFGRVGGKPGLLEWLGEGSLVLNNIQELPKELIPSVAKWLKTGEYTPISRPGDPPTTIRRSQARVLIVAEKTESTIDRCIGHMIKVPPLRVRKADIKAQVEYYTSLYVRARGIAKPHITPEALRRLQSYDFPGNLKELKNLVERAIAQAENSSELTEEIFWSAETKKKQFRVNLLNLYPGLRKFLRSSWWPDRINYGFTVVAFAFIVAVLFIGPQTRDRNFVLNLFWAWWWPGFLLLFPFLGRVWCAVCPFMIYGEITQKLSLWLFPRQLQRWPREKAEKWGGWLLFGLFTLIFLWEELWNLENTAYLSAWLLLLITAGAMIFSALFERRFWCRYLCPIGGMNGLFAKLSMTELRAQQGICSATCTTYQCYKGGPQKGEGMETLGCPVYSHPAQLEDNRDCVLCMTCLKACPHRSVEFNLRPPGIELWTTHVAHNYEVALLFLLLGGVYLHRLPELQTLLGLQIDLNQFWQHLGLSLLTLILPTTIPLAAYGLMKIFNSRRQPKSFVELAYGYLPLVLGGSLAHYLRLGLGEGGQILSVTLATFGLQNEQLPILVAHPAVVAFLQGFTLIFSLLLTIVLTQKIARQSFRAMFWQHLSAVALGMSMWAMIVF
- the ppc gene encoding phosphoenolpyruvate carboxylase; this translates as MSSLLYSLSQAANIYPASELFLRHRLQIVEELWESVLRQECGQKMVDLLRQLRDLCSPEGQAIKDQAATAVKLIEQLNINEAIRAARAFALYFQLINIIEQEYEQRQQLTRYSQLETAAAEPESLPNVSYSLNKGEDDAPVQGSASTDLVTENWTSKQKEKQKGTFSALLPYLFKLNVPPQQIQRLIAQLDIRLVFTAHPTEIVRHTIRDKQRHVVLLLQQLDAVENRSDNSIGGYPWEATEIREKLLEEIRLWWRTDELHQFKPTVLDEVDYALHYFQEVLFDGIPELYKRFKYSLNKTFPWLEPPRKNFCSFGSWVGADRDGNPSVTPETTWQTACYQRKMVLERYIQSVKKLIELLSVSMHWSDVLPDLLESLELDQSQLSEVYDALALRYRQEPYRLKLSYVLRRLENTRDRNLALYKRETPKNEDIPMYRSGADFLTELRLIQRNLTETGLSCRELENLICQVEIFGFNLTQLDIRQESSRHSDTLDEILAYLQVLPQAYNDLSEAQRVAWLTGELQTRRPLIPSELPFSEKTNDVIQTFRVVRSLQQEFGTNICQTYIISMCREVSDVLEVLLLAKEARLFDPAIAVGTIQVVPLFETVEDLQRSQSVMRQLFELPLYRALLAGGYEVIQARKANIPPSSPLPQTPASSPLTPDLQEIMLGYSDSNKDSGFLSSNWEIHKAQKSLQKIAEDYDLNVRIFHGRGGSVGRGGGPAYEAILAQPGHSINGRIKITEQGEVLASKYSLVDLALYNLETITTAVIQASLLRTGFDDIQPWNEIMEELAARSRTHYRSLIYEQPDFIDFFHQVTPIEEISQLQISSRPARRPSGKKDLGSLRAIPWVFSWTQTRFLLPSWYGVGTALQTFLNEEPEEHLKLLSYFYIKWPFFKMVISKAEMTLAKVDMQMARHYVQELSNPEDRARFEQVFAQIASEFYLTRELVLKITEHNRLLDGDPVLQRSVQLRNGTIVPLGFIQVSLLKRLRQSRTASTSGVIHSRYSKGELLRGALLTINGIAAGMRNTG